The genomic region AGGGTGAAAACGTTTCACCACGGGGTAATTATCAACAAAACTAGCGGACTTAATAATCGTATTTTTGTATTGAGTTGATAGTTAAAAACAACTGATATTCAAATATCGATTGATTTAATAAAAGTATACACATTGTCTTTTTAAGCCTGAAATCAAGACTTGAGGGAGATAAACCTCATTAAGTTAGCATTTACTATCAATAAAAGCTTTTATTTGTAATGATGTCTAGTTTTATTTGAAATGAGCCTCTTGAGACCTGTAACCAAAAGAAGGCTATCCCAATATAAGCAGAGATTTTAATGAATCTCCTCTTAAGACACATTTTGACTGCCCGAACCCTGGAACATAGAAATTAGTTTTTACCTATCAATATTGTTAATTAATACAATTTGGCTATCGATCGTTGAGACTCTACACTATCGCTATAGTTCGCCAAATAGATTGCATGGCGCAGATCTAAAGAGGAAAAAATGAGCATAAGCGAAGGTAGTTTAGAGGCGCCAACACGCCACCCCCTAGATTGGAAAAACCCGAAGTTCTACGATAAAGCCGATCTTGAGGCTGAAATGGAGCGAGTGTTTGATCTTTGTCACGGCTGTCGTCGTTGTGTGAGCCTGTGCGGTTCATTTCCAGCACTATTTGACTTAGTAGATGCCACAGCAGACTTAGAGATGGAGCAAGTCGATAAGGCAGACTATCAACAAGTCGTTGATCAGTGCTATTTGTGCGACGTATGCTACATGACTAAATGCCCTTATGTACCGCCACATCCTTGGAATATTGATTTTCCGCACCTCATGTTGCGCGCTAAGGCAGTCAACTTTAAAGACGATAAGGCAACCTTCCGTGACAAGCTGCTCTCCTCCACCGATAAGCTAGGTCACTTTGCAGGCATTCCGATCGTGACCCAAACAGTCAATGCGGTCAACAGTACTGGGCTCGCACGCCTAGTGATGGAAGGTGCATTAGGTGTTGATAAAAAGGCATGGATTCCGGAGTACGCACCCAAAACTTTCCCACAGTTGGCCGAGAAATCCCCCCACTTACCCGTTGTTGATGGTGCCAAGACACCTGGCAAAGTAGCAATCTATGCAACCTGCTATATCAACTACAACGAGCCTGGCATTGGTCAAGATCTCATCAAGGTGCTGCAACACAATCAGATTCCGTATGAGTTGGTGGATAAAGAAGCCTGTTGCGGTATGCCTAAGCTTGAGCTCGGTGACTTAGAGTCCGTTGCAGAGAACAAAGAAAAGAATATTCCTAAGCTCGCAAAATTAGCACGGGAAGGTTACGCTATTTTGACACCCATCCCCTCTTGTACTTTAATGTTTAAGCAAGAGTTACCGCTCATGTTCCCTGATTGTGTAGATACTCAATTAGTAAAAGAGGCCATGTGGGATCCATTTGAATACTTCATGGCACGCAACTCCGATGGTTTGCTCAAGAAGGATTTCAATACCGAATTAGGTCACGTCAGTTATCACATGGCATGCCATTCCCGGGTTCAGAATATGGGTCAAAAAACAGCGGAGACGCTGAGACTCGTTCCAGGTACTGAAGTGAATGTCGTGGAGCGTTGCTCTGGCCACTCGGGAACCTGGGGAGTGAAGAAAGAGTTTCATGACATGGCTATGAAAATCGGCAAGCCGGTTTTCAAAAGGATGGCTGAGGATGAGCCCAATTACATCAGCTCTGATTGCCAGTTAGCAGGCCATCATATTGCGCAAGGTATGGAAGAGTTGGGTTTACCTAGATCAGAGATGGCCCATCCCCTGACATTGCTTGCAAAGGCTTATGGAATATAAGCTCGCTTTATTAGATAACAGAATAGGAGTAGTACAGTATGGCAAAAATTACCCGCGATAGCCTCTTAAGTCTTGAGGCATACCATAAAGAGCGTCCCGCTTTTCGTGAGAAGGCGATTCAAGAACGTCGCATACGTACTGTGCATCTTGGTGATCATTTAACAATGATTTTCGAGAATGAATTTTTAATGCGCTATCAGATTCAAGAAATGTTACGCGTAGAAAAAACTTTTGAAACTGAAGGTATCAAAGATGAGCTTAATGCTTACAACCCTTTAGTACCAGACGGCTCCAATTTCAAAGCTACCATGATGTTGGAATACCCTAATGAAGCAGATCGCAAAGTCGCGCTTGCTAAATTAGTCGGTGTTGAGCATCAAGTTTTTATTGAAGTAGAAGGTCAACCACGCGTCTATGCAGTGGCCGATGAAGATTTAGAGCGCTCTACTGCAGAAAAAACATCCGCAGTGCACTTTATGCGTTTTGACTTAAGTCCCAATATGAAGATTGCCTTAAAAGCAGGTGCCCAGATCATGGTTGGCTGTGATCACAAAGGTTACCCTATGCATGTTGAAACGGTAGCCCCTGAAACACTGGCTTCATTAGTGTCTGATTTAAGTGCTTAAATACTTAAATAACGATTAATTTCGTAGCGGTTAAAGTTGATTAAATAAATGTCACACCGGGCAGATCACATTGGCGAATGACCTTCGCCAATGCTTCCATGGCCGGTGCACGTCGACATCCTTTACGCCAAACTAAACACACTCGTCTGGTAGGAACAGGTTCATCCAGAGGGATATAACGAATCAACTGATCTGATGCAGTCAAATCAGATACTGATGTTCTCGGCAGTACAGAGATGCCAATACCCCCTGCTACCATTTGTCGAATCGTCTCTAACGATGAGCCTTCAAAACTACGTTGCTCTCCAATCGTTGAGCCTGAACCTAAGCGGTTTAATTCTGGACACACCCCAAGTACGTGGTCCCGGAAACAATGTCCTGCCCCAAGTAGTAATGTGTTTTGTTCTTTAAGCTCGCGGTGCGGAATAATCGTGCGCATTTCCCAAGAATGGCCTTTAGGAACGGCTACCAAAAAGGGTTCATCGTACAACTCAATACTTTCTAGCCCAGTACTAGCGTAAGGGGCTGCAATCACTACACAATCCAAGGCACCTTGGCGCAACATCTCTAATAAACGGGTCGTGAAATTCTCTTCTAAAAATAAAGGGACATTAGGCATCTGCACTCTAGCCACTCGCACTAAGCTGGGGAGTAGATAAGGAGCGATGGTGTAGATAGCGCCCAGTCGCAGCGGCCCAGATAAAGGATCTTGCCCATGTTTCGCAAGATGCTTGAGGGAGTTAGCTTCTTCCAAAACGCGTTGAGCCTGACTCACAATTTGCTCACCTAAACTAGTCATCGTCACTTCAGAATTGGCTCGCTCAAAAATTTGCGTATTGAGCTCTTCTTCTAACTTCTTAATCGCCACAGATAAGGTCGGTTGAGAGACAAAACACGCTTCTGCTGCCCTACCAAAATGGCGCTCATGCGCAACGGCAACGATATAGCGAAGTTCTGTCAGTGTCATGCTCCAATTATCAGCCCTTTATCCGTTCCGTGCATAGCGGCCAGAGGGCTGATGGTTGACATAGAAAAGTGGTACGTTCTGCGTAATGCATATTGATCTGAACCATAGGAATAAATAAGACATGTCCGACGAAATCGCTAAACTTGAGAAAAAACTAAGGCCACTACCAAGATGGCTATTTATGACCCGTTGGCTTCAGGCGCCACTCTATATCGGCTTAGTCGTTGCTCAAGCTGTGTATGTATGGCAATTCTGGGTAGAGTTAGTTCACCTGATTGGCATGCTATCGAGCAAAACTCCTTCAGAAACTGAAATCATGTTGGTAGTCTTAGGCCTGATTGATGTGGTGATGATCTCTAACCTGCTTGTCATGGTGATTGTTGGAGGATGGGAAACATTTGTTTCACGTTTAGGATTGGAAAATCATCCTGATCAGCCCGAGTGGCTTTCTCACGTCAACGCTGGTGTACTCAAAGTGAAATTGGCAACTGCCATTATTGGAATTTCTTCCATTCATTTACTAAAGACATTCATTAATGCAGCTAGCTATGATGAAAAAACTTTAATGTGGCAGACCATCATCCACATTACTTTTGTACTTTCCGCTATAGCGATTGCCTATACAGAAAAGATCGTCGCTTCAGCGAAGCACCATTGATTGCACATTAGCTAAAACGACCTGTAGTATCTGAATAGCTATTAATAGTGCTAAGGGAGACAGGTCGAGCATGCCTAGTTTCGGTAAGGTATTACGAATTGGCTTTAATAAGGGCTCGGTGAGCGCTGATAAAAAATAGTAGGCCATTGAGCTTGCCGCAAACCAAGATAGCAAAATGCTGGCAAATATGGCGCCAATCACACCGGATAAAAATAAATTCACTATCTCAAAAAGACTCTGGATAAATACATAGCTCACGGCATTATTAGCTCCACTCAAAAACCAAAGTGTGCCAACCTGGATCAAGGCAATCAAATAAGCAGCTAAGAAGCTCGCGAGATCAAACCTTCCAAAACTCGGTAACACCTGACGTAAAGGCAAGATAATCCAATTGGTCAAACTATGAAGGTAGCCGCTAATTTGATAGCCAGCTGCTCGTCCTAAATCTATGTAGAAAAAACCCATATAGCAACGAATGAGGCAGGCGCCGCCAATGAGAACAAGGAAGACCTCTAGTAATAGGCTGGATATTTGATAGATCATGTTTAGATTGTAAAGCTGATTATTGAGTATCTTTAAATGCCGTCTGATTGCACCCTATTTTCTCTAAAAAGATGGGGGTAAAAAAGAGGCCCTCACGAGGAGGGCCCAAAGAGAGAACAGCAGGATAAAACTAAAACTAATTCGTCACAATCGCGACTACAGCGGTTGCAGCACCAGCACTCAAAGCCGGGACAGCCCAACGTTTCAATGGCGTAGAAGCATCTCCCGTAATCACTTCTACAGGGATATCACTAATTTCTAATAACTTAGCGGTGGTTGAATTTTCCAGAAATCTATTTAAAGAATTTTTCTTTGAGGCGCCAATCACAATACGGCTGCATTTTAAGCGCATTGCTTCATTCCATAAAGCATCACCTGCGCTACCACAAACATAGCTAGAAGAAAATTGTGCATTGTGTGTTTTAAGCAGCTCTGAAGCTGAAGCAAGCGCTAGACTTGCACGCTCTGCGTGCCATTGATCAATAGATTGCTTGCTTAAAAATTTGCTGATATGCCTAAATAATCTAGGCTGCACATTGCAAATATGAAAATTCCTATCTGATTCAGCCCCGTATACGTTTAGGGCATGCTTGACTGCTAAGTCAGAATTTTTAGATCCGTCAACTGGAATAAAAATGGTGTTCATTGCATTTTCCTTTGAATTAAACTGCTGCTGATTTTTTTGGAGATACTTTACTTTGGGCATAGCCTGCCACCAAAACACCTAAGATAACCACCGCTTGCACAACATATTCCAAACTCATGCTGACGGAATCTAACCACGCTTGAACCATCGGTTCGGAAGTCATCATCTTTCCAGCAGTAAATGCGAGCACAGCAGCACCAAAATAAATAATGGATGGATAACGATCAACCAGTTTTAGTATTAGTGTTGAGCCCCAAACCACAATTGGAATACTAATGAGCAGTCCGATGACAACCAGTAAATAGCTTCCACCAGCCGCTCCCGCAACCGCTAGGACGTTATCCAATCCCATGACAGCATCTGCAATCACAATGGTTTTCATAGCGCCCCAGAAGGTGTTTGCAGCATGATCTTGGCCAGCACCCTCATTGGCTGCAGGCTTTAATAACTTATAGGCAATCCATACCAAGAGTGCACCGCCGATAAACATCAGACCAGGAATACCGAGCAAATAGACCACGATGAGCGTCATGAAACTTCTGACTGCAATGGCGCCTACTGCGCCCCAAATAATCGCCTTCTTCTGCAGATGCGGCGGAAGATTTCTGGCGGCCATGGCAATCACAATGGCATTATCACCGGCCAATACTAGGTCGATGACAATAATGGCGAGTAAAGCAGATAAAAATTCAGGTCCAAAAAAGTCCAATTTCAATTCCTTAATAAATGGTGTGTTCGCAAAAAAAGCAAATTTCTATGCTCCTAATTTACAGGGAGTTGTATTAAGTTAAAAGAAGATATATATTGATAGTAATTTCGGAAATTACTGAAGATGACTATGTCCTATAACTACCGACACCTTTACTACTTTTGGGTAGTGGCCAAAGAGGGCAGCATGTCCAAAGCGGCCATACGCCTGGAAATGGCCATTCAGACGATTAGCGCCCAGGTGCATGAGCTAGAGAAGTCTCTGGGCTACTTACTCTTTAAGCCTGCTGGGCGAGGCATTACCCTGACAGAATCTGGATTTGCAGCGCTCGAGATAGCAGATCAAATATTTTCACTGGGGGAAAAGCTACCGGAGATTCTCAAGAGTGCCTCGAAATCTCCAAAATATAAAATTCATATTGGGGTATCCGATGGCTTGTCTAAGCTGGTAACAAGGCAACTACTAGACCCTCTACTAAAGATAGCCAATGTACAAATGATTGTGCATGAAGGTGAATTTGAGGACTTATTAGCTGACTTAGCATTACATCGACTCGATATTGTCCTGGCAGATCGGCCAGCTCCCAATAGCAAAAATCTTAACCTCTATAGTGAAGAGCTGACTAAATCTTCACTGACTTGGTATAGCCCAAAACAGTTCATTGAGGAATCCAAAAAAGCGTTTCCGGAATGCTTAAACCATCTACCCATACTGCTGCCCACTACTCACTCCACAGTGCGCTTCTTGATTGATCAATGGTTTACTAAAAACGGTATCACTCCAAACATTGTTGGAGAATTTGAGGACAGCGCTCTTCTTAAAACTTTTGCTGAAAGTGGCATGGGCGTCTTTCCTTCAGTTGAGATTATTCAAAAAGAATTAAAGCAATCCTATGGCATTGAAGTCTTGGGTCATTGTAAGGATATTTATGAGTATTTCTTTGCCATTCGATCTGAAAAGAAAATTGCCAATCCTTTAGTAGAAGCAATCATTAAACAGTAAATACTTAAAAGCTATCGACACATCACTGACAAGAACCTATGGCCAATTTTTTAGATCCCGCAATTTTATTTTTTATCTTTGGCATCTTTGCGGGTAGTGTCAAATCTAATCTCGAGATTCCACAGCCGATATCTCGCTTTTTATCGCTTTACTTGTTGATGGCGTTGGGACTGAAGGGTGGATTTGCCCTGAATAAATCCGGCCTGACTGCAGAAATTGCTTTATCTCTGGGTCTAGCAGTACTCCTTGCCACTATCATTCCTATCATTGCTTACTGGCTGCTTCGTAAATACTTAAATCCATTTGATTCAGCAGCGATTGCTGCGACCTATGGCTCAGTCAGTGCGGTGACCTTTATTACTGCGACCCAATCTTTAGACCATTTTGGTATTGCATATGGTGGCCATATGGCTGCTGCGATGGCTCTCATGGAATCCCCTGCCATTATTTTGGCAATCGTTCTAGCCAACAAGGCAAGAGTCGCTCATGCGGCTAATCAGATCACTACTAGCAAACCTCTGGAACCTCCAGCAACAGGGATGTCAAAAATATTGCATGAGTCATTTACCGATGGTGCACAACTATTGCTGCTTGGCTCGATGATGGTAGGCCTCTTTAGTGGTGATGCAGGCCAAAAACTGATGGCACCTTTTTCGATTGACTTGTTTAAAGGGATGTTGGCTTTCTTCTTACTGGATATGGGTCTGATGGCTTCGAGAAGTTTCAAGGGCCTCCGAGGCAAGCCACCCATCACCCTCTTGTATGCGATTGGATCACCACTTGCGCATGCGCTTTTAGCGCTAGCATTTTGTAAGCTTGTTGGCCTTCCTTTGGGCGATACCATCTTACTAATGGTGCTGGCTTCAAGCGCATCTTATATTGCTGTGCCTGCAGTGCTGCGTCATGCCCTACCCGAGGTCAATCCAGCGCTGTATATGGGAATGTCGCTAGGCATTACCTTCCCCTTTAATATCATCATTGGCATCCCGCTCTACACCTTGATTGCCGAACAGTTACTGTAAACATCACCCTCACTGACTTTAGCAATCATAGATATGGGCATCTTTTCTCATCGCATCGCTAGCTTACTTACAAAGCACGGTAAGGAAGCAGTGATGACGCCCGACCTCCTGGCACTCACAGGGTGTGATGTCAAGCATACAGATGCATATGACACTGATCAATTGGGTACCTTTACGCGCGAGATACCAAGACACGGCACACAATTAGACGCAGCACGTAAAAAAGCATTGATGGGTATGAAGTTATTAAATACTGATTTAGGGATCGCTAATGAAGGGGCTTTTGTAGGAGATCCCTACACGGGGATGCTGCCTTGGAATAATGAAGTGGTGATGCTGATTGATCAACTTCACCAAATAGAAATCATTGGTTTTTCTGGTGCGCCAGCTCAAAGTGCTAGTGGCTACTTTAGTCACTGGGAAGAATTAGAGGCCTTTGCTGAAACAGCTCTTTTCCCATCGCACCACCTAGTCATTAAACCCACAGATGAACATCACCCTGAATCTATCAAAGGGATTTACGATCTATCGGCTTTGCAAGAAGCCTTCCAATGGGCTATAGCTCAGTCTTCAACAGGGGTAGCTTTTGTTGAAAATGATCTGAGGGCATTTGCAAACCCCACTCGCATGGAGAATATTCACAAAGCGACTGTAGATCTGGCAAATAAGATGAACTCCGCATGCCCTCAATGTCAGACGCCAGGCTATTGGGTCAAAGACATTCAGCGTGGACTGCCTTGCAATGCCTGTGGCCTTCCTACGGAGCAAGCGATCGCAAAAATCTGGGGCTGCCTCAAATGTACCCACCAAGAAACTGAAGGGATGAAAGTACTCCAGTTTGCAGACCCCTCAAAATGCAGTTACTGCAATCCTTAGGCGGAAGTTACAGCGCTAATCTGGTGCTTTTCTAGTGCCGAGCATCATTCGCTTGATGAGCCATCTGCAAGAGTTCGGCCAAATGCTTTACCTTGCGACCAGTCTCTTGCTCAATTTGCTCACGGCAACTAAAGCCATTGCTCAGAATGATCGTGTCCTCTTGCGCGGCACGCACTGCTGGCAGCAACACTAATTCACCAACGGCTTTAGATATCTCAATATGCTCAGGATTAAAGCCAAAAGATCCTGCCATGCCACAGCAACCACTATCAATGTAATTGGCTTTTGCACCCAAGGCAGTTAATAAAGCGACATCGCCCTTTGTACCAAATAAAGACTTTTGATGGCAATGAGAATGGACTAAGACTGTGCAATCTAATGGCGGCGGTGTATAGCCCTGCTCATGCAAAAAGTCTCCCAATAAATAGCTACTCTCTGAAAGCAACTGCGCCCTAGGATCATCCGGGAAAAACTTTAAAAGCTCATCTTTGAATACTGACATACATCCAGGCTCCAGACCGACCACTGCAATCGGTGAATCATCACCTGCATCGATTTGATCGCCAATCGCGTCAAGGATTTTCTCAAGCTTTTGTTTAGCAAGATCTAGATAGCCAAAGTCATATAAAGGCCGGCCACAACATAAAGGTGTCTTGGGTAAGGTTGCTTCAAAGCCAGCATGCGCTAGCACTTCCACTGCTGCATTGGCGACTTCTGGATGAAAGTGCTCACAGAAAGTATCTACCCATAAGATCACTTTTTTTTGCTCAATACCCTGAGACTTGGCCAGAGGATGAGCTTGTTGACGTTTCTGAAATTGCTTGGAGAAAGTAGGATTAGCAAATTTTGGTAAGCTGCGCTCTTGCGCTACGCCACCTAACCATTTAGCAATACTGGATAAAACAGGTGTTTGCATCACGCCATTAAGCAACCAACTTACTTTGCTAGCGAATGGCGCCCAATCACCGATGCGGCCCATGGTGAGGGCTTGACGAGGTCGGCCATGTTTCTCATGAAAATGGGATAAAAATTCTGCTTTATACGACGCCATATCTACGTGGGCAGGGCAATCACTCTTGCAGCCTTTACAGGATAAGCAAGTATCTAGTGCCTCTTTGAGTTCCTGACTATCCCAGCCGTCCTTAATGACCTCGCCTTGCAACATCTCCCAGAAGAGTCTGGAACGACCGCGGGTAGAAAAGCGCTCTTCTTTTGTAGCGCGATAACTCGGGCACATCGTCCCCACTTTTTCACTGCGGCACTTACCCATACCAACACAACGCTCTACTGCTCTCTGAAATCCATTACCTTCTTGGCTTAGGAAATTTAAGCGTGTCTTGATATTGACTATTTTGTATTCTGGACCCATTCGCAAGTTTTCATCCACACGATAGGGGTGCACTACTTTTCCTGGATTGAGTCTATTTTCAGGATCCCAAATCCGCTTGAACTCATGCATAGCACCCATCAACTCTTCACCAAACATAATAGGTAAGAATTCTGCTCGGGCCTGGCCATCGCCGTGCTCGCCTGTTAAGGAACCTCCGAATGACACGACTAAGGTAGCTGCATCACGAATGAATGATCTAAAGTGCGCTACCCCTTCTGCTGTACGCAGATTAAAAGTGATGCGTGCATGAACACAGCCATCACCAAAATGCCCATAGAGAGAAGTGTCATAGCCGTAAGAGTCGACCAATGTCTGAAACGCCCGTAAATAATCACCCAAACGCGCAGGGTCTACCGCAGCATCCTCCCAGCCTACGACTGGGTCTGGAGTGTTCGGATCAACGGAGAGATGGGTTGCTGAGGCACCATTCTCACGAATAGACCAAATACGTTTTTGCAATTGGGGGTCTGGCACTAACCATGTTGATGGCTGAGGCCCCTTGGTTCTTGATTTAAAATACTGTTCTGCCCGCTCTGCCTGAGCCACAGCACCTTCAAGGATATCGTCACCAAATTCAACCATGACCCACGCTTTACCTGCGGGCAATAAATCAATTTCTGCTTTAGCCAAGTTGCGTTGATGCAAGCCTCGAATGATCTTGTAATCCAAGCCTTCAATAGCGATGGGGTTAAAAGACTGATACTCCGGGACGGCATCGCCTGCAATATAAATATCTTCAAAGCCCAATACCAACACTACCCGCTTAGGTGGACTTTTGACTAGCCTGACTTTTGCAGCCAAGGTGAGCGCGCACGTGCCTTCCGTTCCTACTAAAGCGCGAGCCACGTTAAAGCCATGCTCGGGTAAAAGCTGATCTAGGTTGTAACCAGATACACGACGCTTAATATTCGGAAAACGCGCCCGAATCAGATCGGCATAACGGTCACGCAAGGTAAGCAAGTCTTGATAGATTTGGCCTTTGCGACCACCTGCTGCAATAATCTCTTGTAATTCTTGATCGGAGGTAGGCCCTACCCAAAAGCGCTCGCCGTCATAGGTCAAAATTTCTAAGGCCTCGGTATTCTCGAGTGTCTTACCCGCCATGACAGAATGGGCACCACAAGAATTATTGGCCACCATACCACCCAAGGTGCAGCGACTATGAGTAGAGGGATCGGGAGCGAAAGTTAAACCATAGACTTCAGCAGCATCGCGTAAGGAATCACAAATCACACCCGGCTCAACTGTTGCAGCACCAGCGACAGGATCTAAATCCAAAATGTGATTGCAATACTTGGAGATATCAAAGACCACTGCGTTATTCACAGTTTGGCCATTCATAGAGGTACCTGCACCGCGCATTAATACCGGCGCCCTATTACGATGGCAAATCTCAATACCTTTAACAAACTCCTCAGTATTTTTTGGCGTTACTACTCCAATCGGAATTTGACGGTAATTGGATGCTTCTGAAGCGTAAATTGCCTGATGAGCCACATCAAAATGCACTGAACTACCTAAGGCAGCTGTCAGCTCGACATTTAACTGCTCCCATTGAGAAATGCCACCCATCATTCATCCTTGTTGTATGTAATTGCCCTCAAAGGGCCACGGGTTATTCTAACCATTCCTGATGATTTTCACTCGGTCGGTTTGACAAACAGGACTTCACAAGCAAGAATGGCTTCCATGAATACCTTACCGACAGTATTAGCATTTGATGTCTTTGGCACCGTAGTGGATTGGCATGGCTCAATCGCTAGCGAAGTCACTCGCTTAGGCTTGCAGGTCAATCCGGATGCATTTGCCACGGCCTGGCGTCAGGGATATAGGCCAGCGATGGCTAAAGTACGCTCTGGGGCCTTACCTTGGACCAAGATTGATGACCTGCATCGCCTAATTTTGAATGATGTCTTAGATGACTTCAATATCCAAGGGCTTTCTGAAAACCAAATTCATCATCTCAACCTAGTGTGGCATCGCCTCAATCCCTGGCCC from Polynucleobacter antarcticus harbors:
- a CDS encoding LysR family transcriptional regulator; this encodes MSYNYRHLYYFWVVAKEGSMSKAAIRLEMAIQTISAQVHELEKSLGYLLFKPAGRGITLTESGFAALEIADQIFSLGEKLPEILKSASKSPKYKIHIGVSDGLSKLVTRQLLDPLLKIANVQMIVHEGEFEDLLADLALHRLDIVLADRPAPNSKNLNLYSEELTKSSLTWYSPKQFIEESKKAFPECLNHLPILLPTTHSTVRFLIDQWFTKNGITPNIVGEFEDSALLKTFAESGMGVFPSVEIIQKELKQSYGIEVLGHCKDIYEYFFAIRSEKKIANPLVEAIIKQ
- a CDS encoding DUF3501 family protein encodes the protein MAKITRDSLLSLEAYHKERPAFREKAIQERRIRTVHLGDHLTMIFENEFLMRYQIQEMLRVEKTFETEGIKDELNAYNPLVPDGSNFKATMMLEYPNEADRKVALAKLVGVEHQVFIEVEGQPRVYAVADEDLERSTAEKTSAVHFMRFDLSPNMKIALKAGAQIMVGCDHKGYPMHVETVAPETLASLVSDLSA
- a CDS encoding LysR substrate-binding domain-containing protein, whose amino-acid sequence is MTLTELRYIVAVAHERHFGRAAEACFVSQPTLSVAIKKLEEELNTQIFERANSEVTMTSLGEQIVSQAQRVLEEANSLKHLAKHGQDPLSGPLRLGAIYTIAPYLLPSLVRVARVQMPNVPLFLEENFTTRLLEMLRQGALDCVVIAAPYASTGLESIELYDEPFLVAVPKGHSWEMRTIIPHRELKEQNTLLLGAGHCFRDHVLGVCPELNRLGSGSTIGEQRSFEGSSLETIRQMVAGGIGISVLPRTSVSDLTASDQLIRYIPLDEPVPTRRVCLVWRKGCRRAPAMEALAKVIRQCDLPGVTFI
- a CDS encoding heterodisulfide reductase-related iron-sulfur binding cluster, producing MSISEGSLEAPTRHPLDWKNPKFYDKADLEAEMERVFDLCHGCRRCVSLCGSFPALFDLVDATADLEMEQVDKADYQQVVDQCYLCDVCYMTKCPYVPPHPWNIDFPHLMLRAKAVNFKDDKATFRDKLLSSTDKLGHFAGIPIVTQTVNAVNSTGLARLVMEGALGVDKKAWIPEYAPKTFPQLAEKSPHLPVVDGAKTPGKVAIYATCYINYNEPGIGQDLIKVLQHNQIPYELVDKEACCGMPKLELGDLESVAENKEKNIPKLAKLAREGYAILTPIPSCTLMFKQELPLMFPDCVDTQLVKEAMWDPFEYFMARNSDGLLKKDFNTELGHVSYHMACHSRVQNMGQKTAETLRLVPGTEVNVVERCSGHSGTWGVKKEFHDMAMKIGKPVFKRMAEDEPNYISSDCQLAGHHIAQGMEELGLPRSEMAHPLTLLAKAYGI
- a CDS encoding TerC family protein: MDFFGPEFLSALLAIIVIDLVLAGDNAIVIAMAARNLPPHLQKKAIIWGAVGAIAVRSFMTLIVVYLLGIPGLMFIGGALLVWIAYKLLKPAANEGAGQDHAANTFWGAMKTIVIADAVMGLDNVLAVAGAAGGSYLLVVIGLLISIPIVVWGSTLILKLVDRYPSIIYFGAAVLAFTAGKMMTSEPMVQAWLDSVSMSLEYVVQAVVILGVLVAGYAQSKVSPKKSAAV
- a CDS encoding universal stress protein, which gives rise to MNTIFIPVDGSKNSDLAVKHALNVYGAESDRNFHICNVQPRLFRHISKFLSKQSIDQWHAERASLALASASELLKTHNAQFSSSYVCGSAGDALWNEAMRLKCSRIVIGASKKNSLNRFLENSTTAKLLEISDIPVEVITGDASTPLKRWAVPALSAGAATAVVAIVTN
- a CDS encoding DUF6671 family protein; its protein translation is MGIFSHRIASLLTKHGKEAVMTPDLLALTGCDVKHTDAYDTDQLGTFTREIPRHGTQLDAARKKALMGMKLLNTDLGIANEGAFVGDPYTGMLPWNNEVVMLIDQLHQIEIIGFSGAPAQSASGYFSHWEELEAFAETALFPSHHLVIKPTDEHHPESIKGIYDLSALQEAFQWAIAQSSTGVAFVENDLRAFANPTRMENIHKATVDLANKMNSACPQCQTPGYWVKDIQRGLPCNACGLPTEQAIAKIWGCLKCTHQETEGMKVLQFADPSKCSYCNP
- a CDS encoding YggT family protein; translation: MIYQISSLLLEVFLVLIGGACLIRCYMGFFYIDLGRAAGYQISGYLHSLTNWIILPLRQVLPSFGRFDLASFLAAYLIALIQVGTLWFLSGANNAVSYVFIQSLFEIVNLFLSGVIGAIFASILLSWFAASSMAYYFLSALTEPLLKPIRNTLPKLGMLDLSPLALLIAIQILQVVLANVQSMVLR
- a CDS encoding sodium-dependent bicarbonate transport family permease, producing MANFLDPAILFFIFGIFAGSVKSNLEIPQPISRFLSLYLLMALGLKGGFALNKSGLTAEIALSLGLAVLLATIIPIIAYWLLRKYLNPFDSAAIAATYGSVSAVTFITATQSLDHFGIAYGGHMAAAMALMESPAIILAIVLANKARVAHAANQITTSKPLEPPATGMSKILHESFTDGAQLLLLGSMMVGLFSGDAGQKLMAPFSIDLFKGMLAFFLLDMGLMASRSFKGLRGKPPITLLYAIGSPLAHALLALAFCKLVGLPLGDTILLMVLASSASYIAVPAVLRHALPEVNPALYMGMSLGITFPFNIIIGIPLYTLIAEQLL
- a CDS encoding TIGR00645 family protein; the protein is MSDEIAKLEKKLRPLPRWLFMTRWLQAPLYIGLVVAQAVYVWQFWVELVHLIGMLSSKTPSETEIMLVVLGLIDVVMISNLLVMVIVGGWETFVSRLGLENHPDQPEWLSHVNAGVLKVKLATAIIGISSIHLLKTFINAASYDEKTLMWQTIIHITFVLSAIAIAYTEKIVASAKHH